The region AACGACACCAGCGCCGAGATCCTGGCCGCATTGGACAAGCAAAAACTGAAGACCGTGATCGGCGCCCACCTGAGTTTGAAGAACAACACGCCCGAACTCGCACGCGCCGCTTTGTCAGGCGCATTGGGTGCGCATCCGGGGGAAATCAGGATCGCTTGCCAGGAGGACGGGTTCGACTGGATTGCCATCGCCTGAGAAGGCGCAGCGGCAGGGAAGGGAAGCGGCGGGGAAATGCGGGAAGGATGAATGCGCGGCAGGCGTACAGGCCAGGCACCATGCGCTGCAAATCAAGCAGGCATAAAAAAAGCCGACCAACGGTCGGCTTTTCCAATAATCAGTTGATTATTTTGCTGGTGCTGCGTCAGCTGGCTTAGCGTCAGCTGCTGGGGCTGCAGGAGCAGCGTCAGCTGGCTTAGCATCAGCTGCTGGAGCTGCAGGAGCAGCGTCAGCTGGCTTAGCGTCAGCTGCTGGAGCAGCTGGTGCTGCTGCAGGAGCTTCAGCAGCTGGTGCTGGTGCAGGTGCTGGAGCTTCTTCTTTTTTACCGCAAGCAGCCAGAGCAACAGCCAACAAAGATGCGATCAACAGAGTCTTTTTCATGAATATTCCTTCAATAATAATCAAAATTTTGCGATGAATAATTACCGGTAATTATCGCTCTATAGGATGCTTTCATCGTCTTGCTTGTTAGCTCAACAACGGAAGCTTTCCAGCCCGATATTATAGCTACATTTTGGGAAAATCACATGCGAATTATTCTTTTCTGTAAGAATTTGTAAGATTGTCGCAAATCCCGTCAGCTTGTCGTCAGCCCTTTATTTATGCAGGTTTCCGGCCTGTCGGCAACGCGCAAAAAACAAAAATTGCCGAATTTTTAAGCTTGTTAAGCAAGCTCCAGCCAGCCGTCCTGATACCAATTATGGAAGGCCTCCAGCACATCCTTCGACGCCTTCGCGAGCGCCGTTTTGTCGAGCCGGCGTTCATCCGCCAGCACGGTCAGCAGCGCCTTGTCGGCGCGTCCGACGGCAAACGACTCGCCGTTGATGAACAAATGCTTGCCGCGATAAAGCATCTGCGTCTTGCGTGAAAGCCTGATCCCGCGCTTGTTTGCGGCCTGCACGAAGCGCGCCGGCGTGAGCGGCTTGTCGACCGGATCGAAGTAAGTGGCGGCTTTCGGTTCCGACAGATATTCACCGAGAAAAATCGTGATGTCGTCGTCCGTGAAACGCATCTTGTTGATTTCATCGGCCACGCGCGCCAGCAACTGCTCCGGCAATTCGGCAGGATGCTTGGCCGGTTCCAGCTCGGGATCGGCATAGCGGCCGGGCAGGTCGATCGAATCGGCCATGAACTGCAGGAAAGCCTCGCCCAGTTCCTGGAACGCGGGTGCACGGAAGCCGATCGAATAGGTCATGCATTCGCCGACCGCCACGCCGTCATGGGCGTAGTGCGGCGGCAGGTACAGCATGTCGCCCGGCTCGAGCACGAATTCCTCCTCGCTCTTGAAGTTCTTCAGGATCTTCAGCGGCATGCCGTCCACCAGCGACAAATCCTTTTGCGCGCTGATGCGCCAGCGGCGTTGACCGTGCGCCTGCAGCAGGAACACGTCGTAGGAATCGAAGTGCGGACCGACGCCGCCGCCGTCGCTGGCGTAGCTGATCATCAGGTCGTCCAGACGCGCATCGGGAATGAAGCGGAATTCGCGCAGCAGCGCATCGGCGGCATCGTCATGCAGGTTGACGCCCTGGACCAGCATGGTCCATTGCTTCTGCTTGAGCGGCGGCAGCTTGGCCAGCGGACCGTGATCCATTTTCCAGTCTTTGCCGTCCTGCGTGATCAGGCGCGATTCGACGTCGTCGCGGCCGGCCATGTCGAATAATTGCTGGCGCGTCAGCGGCGCCAGGAAACCGGGAATCGCCTGGCGGATCAGCAGGGGTTTCTTGTGCCAGTAATCGCGCAGGAAGGTGGCGGGGCTGATGCCGCCGAGCAAAGCGAGGGTATTTTTCATGGCGCCATTATAGACGCGGGCGGGCGTTGGCTGCTGCGGCC is a window of Herbaspirillum hiltneri N3 DNA encoding:
- a CDS encoding cupin domain-containing protein, translated to MKNTLALLGGISPATFLRDYWHKKPLLIRQAIPGFLAPLTRQQLFDMAGRDDVESRLITQDGKDWKMDHGPLAKLPPLKQKQWTMLVQGVNLHDDAADALLREFRFIPDARLDDLMISYASDGGGVGPHFDSYDVFLLQAHGQRRWRISAQKDLSLVDGMPLKILKNFKSEEEFVLEPGDMLYLPPHYAHDGVAVGECMTYSIGFRAPAFQELGEAFLQFMADSIDLPGRYADPELEPAKHPAELPEQLLARVADEINKMRFTDDDITIFLGEYLSEPKAATYFDPVDKPLTPARFVQAANKRGIRLSRKTQMLYRGKHLFINGESFAVGRADKALLTVLADERRLDKTALAKASKDVLEAFHNWYQDGWLELA